The Stegostoma tigrinum isolate sSteTig4 chromosome 9, sSteTig4.hap1, whole genome shotgun sequence genome segment CGAAGATGTATTAACCTTACTTCAGTTACATTTCCATCATTCGGTGGAATGATATTGAGTGATTTATCAGTCGGGGAACTGCCTTAATCATATTTGGAATAAATGATCATTTTCCTTCGAAAGGTCAATGAAACATTAAAAAACAAAAAGCATTTATTCACATTTTGATGAAGTTTTGTATATCTGCAAGATACCTAAATGTAAAAGATACaaacatttagaagcaaatgatATGAAAGTGGCCAGTAATTCCAGGGAAATGCAGAGGTCTGACTGAATGCAGGTCTCAGCCATTAATCAGCTTTTTCACTTTTCATTCCTGTTCCCCTGCAGAACAACCATGACAACAATCGATTGCGAATCATACCAGAAAAAGTTCAAAGATGTCACATTGCCCCCGTTTGTGAGTGGGATGTCTTCCGTTGTATCCTTCGCCAACTCCGCTGCCACCTTCGGTAATAAGGAGCTGGAGGAGTCGGAAATTGGGAAGGTAAAGGTTGATATTGAATTGGCCTACAAGGAGATGAGCAGGGCTGAGAAAGAGGCCAGGACTGTGATCGACTCGATGACAGCTGAGGCCCTGCAGCTGGCGGAGGACTTTGACAAGGCTCAGAGGGAGAGGAAGGAGCAGGAGGAAAGTCTCTGGATCAAGAAAGATGAACTGATAATCCTGGAGAGTCATAGATACCAGGCCAATGATCAGCTTCAAGCTGCCAGATCATCCCTAAAACACAAAGAGACTGCCCTGGACACTGCAGAGGCCCGGAAAGGGGATAAAGTCACTGGAAGGGACATGGGAATTGGTTTAATATTCCTTGCTCCTTGTGTAGGTAAGAAGTGCTCAATATtcaatgaaacatataaaataactagagggttagatagggtggatagggagaccctttttcctaggatggtgacggcgagcacgagggggcacagctttaaattgaggggcgaaagatagaggacagatgtcacaggtagtttctttactcagagagtagtaagggaatggaacgctttgcctgcaacggtagtagattcgccaactttaggtatatttaagttgtcattggacaagcatatggacgtacgtggaatagtgtaggtgagatgggctggagatcggtatgacaggtcggcacaacatcgagggccgaagggcctgtactgtgttgtaatgttctatgttctatgttctataacacacCCACAGGTTTAAAGGGAATTGAAGGCTTGATGGAGTAGCAAGATGTCTAATAAGGGGTGCCAATCCATTAGGAACGGATTCATCTCACATTGTCCATCACAGTTTCTCTGTAGGTTTAGGTTCAAGGAGATTAAAAAGACAAGGGATGGTCTTAGAAATGGCTATTTAACTGCCAGACGGCATTTGCAACATTTCACCCGAGGCCTTGTCTAATACCTCAGGCGGACAGCAAGGACCCCCACTTTGACATCGGTGAAGAGACCTCTCCCTGGTGATCTGGGTTCCATTGTTGTCAAGGATTTTATGATAACTGCTGTCAAACCCACAATTTCCAACTTCTAAAAGAAAAAGGGTGGCTGGTTGATACTTTACCATCTCCAAATCCCGTCCTCACGCATCACCAGATATTCTGTCCTTTGGTTATGAGGTTAGTCTGAGGCCATGGACCCTTGGTATGGGGTAATTTTGATTGTTTTTAACACAACTGTTTGGACAATCTCACCACAGCAGGTTTGACTTGAACCTGAACCTCTGGCCGAGAATTAGGATCATTTGCACTGTACCACAATGTCAAGGAACGCTCACATAACAATTATTCACAAGcttccttgttctttgtttcaATTCTCCTCAGTTTCCTCGAGCTGATTTCCCTTAGCTTCACTCAACAGATTGTCATGCTTGTTTATAAGTAACCCCTCTAAAGACTGACTTGATTCACCACTTGTTCAGGTACACATTCCCTGCTTCCACCCCCTTCTAACTAAATAGCCATTAACATGGAGAAGGTCTAAAGAGATTGCCTGGTTTGATGTGACTGATCAGTCAACACGTAGTCCTCAACTCAGAGATCAGTTGAATGATAAAAAGCCAGACTCCTCCTAGAGAGGAGTAAGAGAGAATTAGTACATAATTAGGCAGGACAAGGGAGACGTTATAGGGAGAGTCATCCTCTGACAGTACAGACACAAAGTTAGTTTAAGGTCTCTGGTATGGTATCCTTTCAATGAAAATCCagggaagcgatggcctagtgatattatcactgggctgttaatccagagagcctgCTAATGCTCTGGAGACCTGGGCACAAGTCCTGCCATAGTGGAGTTTcaatttgattaaaaatctggaattaagagtcaaataatAAAGATGTagctattgtcaattgttgggaaaaacccatctggttcatttatgTCCAAATTACTGCTATCCTTAGCTAAGgaataatgccctttagagaaggaaatctgccatccttacctggtctggcctacatgtgactccagactcatagcaatgtggttgactgttaaccgccctctgggcaattagcgatgggtaataaatactggcctagccagcgatgcccttatcGCATGAATCAACAAAAAATATTCCTGTATTAAGAAGATGTAACATAATGGAGCACAGTTCCCCCTCAATGTCACTTGTCTTTTGTTTTCATCTTCTAGGAATTCCAATGACTGTCAACTACAACAAGGAACTAAATATCACAAAAAAGTTGGTGAAGACAGTGGATGGTGAAATCAATCGTCTCCGGGCTGAAGTCAAGCAGAAAGAAGACGATATGCAAAAGTACAACTATCAGATACCAGAGAAAAGCAAAGAGATCGAGAGATTGAAGGAGAGCCTGGCTCGGAAAGAAAGAGAGGTGGAAAAGATGGAGAGAGCATGTGGGCTCTTGGCTGATATGAAGTGCAAACTGAAATATTGCTACAACTACCTGTACAGTCTCCATGGGGCTGTGGAAGTGTTGTACACCTCCTGCCAGGACTTGTACAGTCTGGATCCAATCATGCCCATTATCGAGGAAACATTTAAAACAATACAGCAGCAGAACTCCTACAATGAGCTACTAGCCTACGATGGAGATGTACAGAAAATGGTCAAAGAGTTGAAAATGATACAGTATCGAATGAACATGAAGTAGAGGCGGGTTCTCctcacagcaaatggactgctaACTGTCACTTATTAAGGAATGGATGTGGAATAGCAAAGGAGGCTAAATCAAGGGAGGAGACAAGGGGAAATTTTCTTATTCACTGAATGCTTGAAGATGAAATACATTGCTGAAAGGCTGGTGGGAGGGTGATTTGTCACTTTGAACAGGGAATTAGAGAAAACTTTAAAAGGAACAGCTTGCAAGATAATAAGGAAAGAGCTGGGCACTGGGATTTATTGGATAGTTCTtccaaagagccagcacaggcacAGTGGCCTGAATGCTTCTTTTGCCTGTGAAATTCCATGAGTCTATGCAGCAGGTTGGTGCAATCAGTCTGATTGTTAAGTACAATTTGAAAATGCAGTGACAAAAGCCACTGTTGAAATGTGGGAAGGCGAATGTCCATGAATGGGGTTAAGCTGGTGGGTTTTGGGCAATAGGTGGGCAAAATGCTCACAGTTGTGGCTTTCA includes the following:
- the LOC125455144 gene encoding uncharacterized protein LOC125455144, encoding MTTIDCESYQKKFKDVTLPPFVSGMSSVVSFANSAATFGNKELEESEIGKVKVDIELAYKEMSRAEKEARTVIDSMTAEALQLAEDFDKAQRERKEQEESLWIKKDELIILESHRYQANDQLQAARSSLKHKETALDTAEARKGDKVTGRDMGIGLIFLAPCVGIPMTVNYNKELNITKKLVKTVDGEINRLRAEVKQKEDDMQKYNYQIPEKSKEIERLKESLARKEREVEKMERACGLLADMKCKLKYCYNYLYSLHGAVEVLYTSCQDLYSLDPIMPIIEETFKTIQQQNSYNELLAYDGDVQKMVKELKMIQYRMNMK